A single window of Halotalea alkalilenta DNA harbors:
- the sppA gene encoding signal peptide peptidase SppA: protein MSNERNEWDEPAGGERMAKTQAASDASGAAAVSEAQARATLIRLAEEMLVERRRSRRWRLFFRLVKLVIWLVIFAGIIWAVMRYDGDAGVVGPHVGVVEIDGVISDDSEASAERIIEGLDAAWTSSAQAVVLHINSPGGTPVQAQRIYAEVMRLRDAGDKPIYAVIEDLGASGAYYVASAAERIYASPSSLVGSIGVIHAGFGLEGAIDKLGIERRVFTAGENKDLLDPFRPVTPRQQAFWQQVLDTTHRQFVDAVKAGRGDRLADDPELFSGLVWSGEQAMSLGLVDELQSFDQVIRAQVGDATAYVDYTPKVDPLERVAQRLGVVAASFLGLELETSRSPLRYQLR, encoded by the coding sequence ATGAGCAATGAACGAAACGAATGGGACGAGCCGGCGGGCGGTGAGCGCATGGCGAAGACGCAAGCTGCGTCCGATGCCTCGGGAGCCGCGGCGGTGAGCGAGGCCCAGGCGCGGGCGACGCTGATCCGCCTGGCCGAGGAGATGCTGGTCGAACGGCGCCGCTCGCGGCGCTGGCGGCTCTTCTTCCGCTTGGTCAAGCTGGTGATCTGGTTGGTCATCTTCGCCGGCATCATTTGGGCGGTGATGCGCTACGACGGCGACGCCGGCGTGGTCGGTCCCCACGTCGGGGTGGTCGAGATCGACGGCGTGATCTCCGATGATAGCGAGGCCAGTGCCGAGCGCATCATAGAAGGGCTCGACGCCGCTTGGACCAGCTCGGCCCAGGCGGTGGTGCTGCACATCAATAGCCCTGGCGGCACCCCGGTGCAGGCGCAGCGAATCTACGCCGAAGTGATGCGCTTGCGCGATGCCGGAGACAAGCCGATCTATGCGGTGATCGAGGATCTTGGCGCCAGCGGCGCCTACTACGTCGCCTCGGCGGCCGAGCGGATCTACGCCTCGCCCTCGAGCCTGGTCGGCTCGATCGGGGTGATCCACGCCGGCTTCGGGCTGGAGGGGGCGATCGATAAGCTGGGCATCGAACGTCGCGTGTTCACCGCCGGCGAGAACAAGGACCTGCTCGATCCATTCAGGCCGGTGACGCCCCGGCAGCAGGCGTTCTGGCAGCAGGTGCTCGATACCACGCATCGTCAGTTCGTCGACGCGGTGAAGGCAGGGCGCGGGGATCGTCTGGCGGACGACCCGGAGCTGTTCAGTGGCCTGGTCTGGAGCGGTGAGCAGGCGATGTCGCTGGGGCTGGTCGATGAGTTGCAGAGCTTCGATCAGGTGATCCGGGCCCAGGTCGGTGACGCCACTGCCTACGTCGACTACACCCCCAAGGTCGATCCGTTGGAAAGAGTGGCCCAGCGCCTTGGTGTCGTGGCGGCGAGCTTCCTCGGTCTCGAGCTCGAAACCTCACGCTCGCCTCTGCGTTATCAGCTGCGCTGA
- a CDS encoding Maf family protein, which produces MLILASSSPYRRALLDRLGMDYHCVSPEIDETPGEHESAEALAARLALEKAWKVAREHPQALVIGSDQVCAFNGLTLGKPGSEAAAREQLRGFSGQRVSFHTGLALADGRSGTHQSAVERFDVVFRGLSADEIERYVARERPLDCAGAFRMEGLGIALFERFEGDDPNTLIGLPLIRLCAMLRRAGLDPLGAR; this is translated from the coding sequence ATGCTGATTCTCGCCAGCTCCTCGCCCTATCGCCGAGCGCTGCTCGACCGCCTGGGAATGGACTATCACTGCGTCTCACCGGAGATCGACGAAACCCCCGGAGAGCATGAATCCGCCGAAGCGCTGGCGGCAAGACTGGCGCTTGAGAAAGCCTGGAAGGTAGCCCGGGAGCACCCGCAAGCGCTGGTGATCGGCTCGGACCAGGTCTGCGCCTTCAACGGACTCACCCTGGGCAAGCCTGGCAGCGAGGCCGCCGCCCGCGAGCAGCTACGCGGCTTTTCCGGCCAGCGGGTGAGCTTCCATACCGGGCTTGCGCTGGCCGATGGACGCAGCGGCACGCACCAGAGCGCGGTGGAGCGCTTCGACGTGGTGTTCAGAGGCCTGAGCGCGGATGAGATCGAGCGCTACGTCGCGCGCGAACGGCCGCTGGACTGCGCAGGCGCCTTTCGCATGGAGGGGCTGGGCATCGCACTGTTCGAGCGTTTCGAGGGCGATGATCCGAATACGCTGATCGGCCTGCCCCTGATTCGACTCTGCGCAATGCTGCGCCGGGCGGGCCTGGACCCGCTCGGCGCCAGGTGA
- a CDS encoding YceD family protein, translating to MSTMRIPHTVEPYRLAANAERLEGLIPLASMPRLVDALGEQQGDCRVRLAFDVDAQRQRHIDGRLEARVTMHCQRCLQPMEVEVESDFLLAMVSSDALAAELPKRYEPVLVENEQLQLLPVVEDELLLSLPQVVYHDDADCGVSRDQLQSGKAVEDDRTNPFSVLRSLKDKP from the coding sequence ATGTCAACCATGCGAATTCCCCACACCGTCGAGCCCTACCGGCTGGCCGCCAACGCCGAGCGACTGGAAGGCCTGATCCCGCTCGCTTCGATGCCGCGTTTGGTTGATGCGCTCGGCGAGCAGCAAGGCGACTGCCGGGTGCGCCTCGCCTTCGATGTCGACGCTCAGCGCCAGCGTCATATCGATGGCAGGCTCGAAGCGCGGGTGACGATGCACTGCCAGCGTTGCCTGCAGCCGATGGAGGTCGAGGTCGAAAGCGACTTCCTGCTCGCGATGGTCTCGAGCGACGCCCTCGCGGCGGAGCTGCCGAAGCGTTATGAGCCGGTGCTGGTCGAAAACGAACAGCTTCAGCTGCTGCCGGTGGTCGAGGACGAACTGCTCCTCAGCCTCCCGCAGGTGGTCTATCACGATGATGCCGATTGCGGCGTCTCGCGCGACCAGCTGCAGAGCGGCAAAGCCGTCGAGGACGACAGGACCAACCCATTCAGCGTGCTGCGTTCGCTGAAGGACAAACCTTGA
- the rpmF gene encoding 50S ribosomal protein L32, with amino-acid sequence MAVQQNRKTRSKRGMRRAHDALSAPALAQDKETGTTHRRHHVSPDGFYRGRKVVDVDA; translated from the coding sequence ATGGCCGTTCAACAGAATCGCAAGACCCGCTCCAAGCGCGGCATGCGTCGTGCCCACGATGCCCTCAGCGCTCCGGCGCTGGCCCAGGACAAAGAGACCGGCACTACCCATCGCCGTCACCACGTCTCTCCCGACGGCTTCTATCGTGGCCGCAAGGTCGTCGACGTCGACGCCTGA